The proteins below come from a single Pandoraea apista genomic window:
- the rsfS gene encoding ribosome silencing factor: protein MDIRKLQRLIVDALEDVKAQDIKVFNTSHLTALFDRVVIASGTSNRQTKALAASVRDKVKEAGGDIVSMEGEDVGEWVLVDTGDAIVHIMQPALRQYYNLEEIWGEKPVRLKAAGTKAGAKASAEDDDEDEDDAIESPAPARRKAK, encoded by the coding sequence ATGGATATTCGTAAACTGCAGCGCCTGATCGTCGACGCCCTCGAAGACGTGAAGGCTCAAGACATCAAGGTGTTCAACACCTCGCATCTGACCGCCCTGTTCGACCGCGTGGTCATTGCGAGCGGCACCTCAAACCGCCAGACCAAGGCCCTCGCCGCCAGTGTGCGCGACAAGGTCAAGGAAGCCGGCGGCGACATCGTCAGCATGGAAGGCGAAGATGTGGGCGAATGGGTGCTGGTCGACACGGGCGACGCCATTGTGCACATCATGCAACCGGCCCTGCGCCAGTACTACAACCTCGAAGAGATCTGGGGCGAGAAGCCGGTGCGCCTGAAGGCCGCCGGCACCAAGGCCGGCGCCAAGGCCAGCGCGGAAGACGACGACGAAGACGAGGACGACGCGATCGAGTCTCCGGCGCCCGCTCGCCGCAAGGCCAAGTAA